One genomic region from Actinocatenispora thailandica encodes:
- the cydB gene encoding cytochrome d ubiquinol oxidase subunit II produces MTLTQLWFLIIAFLWLGYFVLEGFDFGVGMLLPVVGRDETDRRVAINTIGPVWDGNEVWLIVAGASIFAAFPEWYATLFSGFYLPLLIILLALIARGVAFEFRGKRDDPRWRARWDFAIIAGSALPALLWGVAFGNIVRGIPMDARHEFVGNLGTLLNPYALLFGLTTLTLFGTHGAMFLALKTHGPVRDRARRVALPVGLVAAVAAVAFLAWTQVRTGTVLSGVVAAGAAVALLVGLAATRRGRDGVAFAGTAAAIGLAVVSLFAAIYPDVLPATDPAHSLTIHNASSTPYTLRVMSWVALAFTPFVLAYQTWSYWVFRRRLGRHDIAQAAE; encoded by the coding sequence GTGACCCTCACTCAACTCTGGTTCCTGATCATCGCCTTCCTCTGGCTGGGCTACTTCGTCCTGGAAGGCTTCGATTTCGGCGTCGGCATGCTGCTGCCGGTCGTCGGCCGCGACGAGACCGACCGGCGGGTGGCGATCAACACCATCGGGCCGGTCTGGGACGGCAACGAGGTGTGGCTGATCGTCGCCGGCGCGTCCATCTTCGCCGCGTTCCCGGAGTGGTACGCGACCCTGTTCTCCGGCTTCTACCTGCCGCTGCTGATCATCCTGCTGGCGCTGATCGCGCGCGGGGTGGCGTTCGAGTTCCGTGGCAAGCGCGACGACCCGCGCTGGCGGGCCCGGTGGGACTTCGCGATCATCGCCGGGTCGGCGTTGCCCGCGCTGCTGTGGGGCGTCGCGTTCGGCAACATCGTGCGCGGCATCCCGATGGACGCCCGGCACGAGTTCGTCGGCAACCTCGGCACCCTGCTCAACCCGTACGCGCTGCTGTTCGGGCTGACCACGCTGACCCTGTTCGGCACGCACGGGGCGATGTTCCTCGCGCTCAAGACGCACGGCCCGGTCCGGGACCGGGCCCGCCGGGTGGCGCTGCCGGTCGGGCTGGTCGCCGCCGTCGCCGCGGTCGCGTTCCTGGCCTGGACCCAGGTACGCACCGGCACCGTGCTGTCGGGGGTGGTCGCCGCCGGTGCCGCCGTCGCGCTGCTGGTCGGTCTCGCGGCGACCCGCCGCGGACGCGACGGCGTCGCGTTCGCCGGTACCGCGGCCGCGATCGGGCTCGCGGTGGTCAGCCTGTTCGCCGCGATCTACCCCGACGTGCTGCCGGCCACCGACCCGGCGCACAGCCTGACCATCCACAACGCGTCGAGCACCCCGTACACGCTGCGGGTGATGTCCTGGGTGGCGCTGGCGTTCACCCCGTTCGTGCTCGCCTACCAGACGTGGAGCTACTGGGTGTTCCGCCGCCGGCTCGGCCGCCACGACATCGCCCAGGCGGCGGAATGA